The genome window TCGCCTCGCGGTTCATCAGGTCGGGATAGCGGCCCGTGTGCCCGAACTGCGGCATCGTCGACTGCGCCTGAACATCTTTGTCACGCACATACCGGGCAAAGATCCGGACCTGCCAGTCGCCCGCAATCCCCTCAAAAGAAAACTGTCTCTGCTCAACGGTGATTTTTCGTGCTTCCGTCAGGACCGGTTGACCATCTTCGACCGGAACAATGCAGGCATAAGCGATGTCATAAAGATCCGCAGGCAGGGTGTACTCTGTTCGAGCGGTGCCGGCACCCGACAGCTCAAGCATCGTCAACCCTTTCACTTCATACTCCGGATTTTCGGCAACCACCTTCCCCCCGGCCATCCCGCTGGGATACCCCCAGTCATCAGCCAGCCACACCGGGCAACCGGATGCATGGGCTGCATCCACCAAGGGCCCGATTTTTGCCGGCCCCGTCGGTCCCTGCCGATACAGCTCGTTGTAGAAAAAAGCCATGCAGCCACCGATTCCATATTGCGGGTATTTTTTCAGCGTCTGGTTGTTGAGCTGATATTGCGTAACCCGATATTCATTGGGTGGATTCTTAAAGTCCTCGGATGTCACCACGTCCGCTGCCGCCAAGGTGCTGTTCAGCAGGACAGCAGACAGCGCCGAAAAGGCCGGACCCAAGTGTTTGATTACATTTCTCTGTTTCATGCCCACATCTCCTTTATCTGCATGACGCACGTCATTAAATTTTAATCAATGGAACCGGTTTAAAATGAAAGCGTTCCGTCCGGATAGATTTTATCCAGACGAAAACGATGACTCCCCTCGCCCGGCGGAACGATAACGCGCATCCAGATCAGGTTCTGTCCCTTTTCCAGCGGCGGGTTAAAACGGTTGAAAAAACGGTACGAAAATCCTTCGCGGCCTTCGGCTTCTGCATACTCGACCGTTTCAAAATATTTGCGTCCTTTGAAAAACCCGGCGATGGCGGGGGCCAGACGGTTTTCCTCCAGTTCCATACCCGGAAGATAACTCCAGATTTGGAAACAGGGGTCTTCGTCTGAAAGACGCGTTACCGGCAGTGCGATGTAGGCAAACAGCGGCCCACCCACAGATTGAGGAATGGAGATCCAGTTGTCCGCCTGATGAACGTCGCTCCATGCATAACGCTTCCCCGCCACCGTCAGAGGCTCCAGCGAAAAGACATCTTTTTTCAGAGCCGGGAACACCTGAGCATCCTCTTTTTCGGTAAAACAACCGAGAAACCAATAGTCCTTCAGCGGCTCAATCACGCGCGGAGTCCAGCCGTGCTCTTTCTTCAGCCGCTTCATGCGCTTTTCGAGATCGGCCAGCACGCTGGTGCGGGAGGGATCATCAATGAGGTTGACGAGCTCGTGAGGATCCATGACCAGATCATACAGCTCGCGCGAAGCCTCTTTGCGTTCATATTCAATCAGCTTGTATGTCGATGTCCGGACGGCGTGCATGGCGGGAAGTCGCTGTTCACCCATGTAGTGATAGAAGTCATAGAAAAATTCATCGCGGAATCCTTCGGTCAGAGGGTCCGCGTTCCGGAACAGCCGGTCCCAGCTTCTGCCGTCCATCACACGCGGAACCTTCACCCCGCACCAGTCGAGCACTGTCGGAGCGATGTCAATCGCCAGAACCATATCCTTCTTTTCAGCCCCGGGAGTAACGCGACCGGGATATTTCACGATCATGGGAATGCGCATGACATGCTCGTAGGCATAATGTTTTTCACACAGACTGAACTCACCGAGCGAATAGCCGTGGTCACTTGTGTAAATCACCAGCGTGTCGTCCGCGGTGCCCGACTCATCCAGAGCCTCCAGGATTTTTCCGACAGACACATCTATGCTGGTTGCACTTTTGGCATACGCCTCCACCCACGGCGAAAACCCGCCATACTTCTGCTCCGCATAAGGAAAGGTTCGACAGTCAATTAGTGTGCCGCGAATGCCCTCCGGCATCTGCCCGTAACTTTCCGGCGGCTCAATCGGTCCCTGCACAGCCTTTTCGAGTTCCGGCGGGTATTCATAGGGGATATGGGGAGCTTTCAATCCCACCATCAGGAAAAACGGCTGATCCTGTGCGCCCCACTCCCGGATTGTTTCCGCTGAAAAATCCGCGATGTGATAGTCCGTAAACCCTTTCTTTTCCACCTTTCTGCCATTCACCCAGAGCGGCTCATCAAAGAATCCGCCTACAAACGGGAAGCTGGCCCAAAGGTCAAATCCCTCCTTCGGCTCCGTCTCGCGCCCCAAATGGAACTTGCCGACATACCCCGTGCGATAACCGGCCTGCTGAAGATATGTCGGAAACATCGTCTGGTTTTCAAGAAACGAGTCATTGTTCAGCAGAATGCTGAAACACGATGCCCGCTGGGAATATTTCCCCGTAAGCAGAGCCGCCCGTGAAGGTGAACAAATGCCGTTGCCGACAAACGCATTATCAAACGAACATCCCTCGGCGGCCAAACGGTCCAAATTCGGCGTCTTCATATATGGACAGCCTTTGTGCCCCATCAAATCGTAGCGGTGATCGTCCGATACAATAACCACCACATTCGGCCGGCTCTGCCCGGCAAACGAGGGCAGCTCCGCAGATAACAATACGATAATTGCTGCGAATCCGGCCTTCATCTGATTTTTTCTATATCCAATATTCATATCTTCTTTCTTCACCGGCCAATGCTGCTAAACGGATTCATGCTTTCATCCACCCCATCGGGTAGAGGCACATTAAAATAATGCTGATACCAGAAGATGCCCTGTAGCGGCCAGTCGCCCGTCAGAGGAGCATTAGAAACGAGCTCCTTCGTCCAAACATCAGCTCTGTGTTGCAGATCAGTCACCACTTCCGGGAAGGCTCCGGACAGATCCTTCGTTTCTTCTTTATCCGAAGAGAGGTTGAACAAAAACGGCGAATGGCCCTTCGTCCGGAGCAGTTTCCAATCCCCTTTCCGCACAGCGATCTGCTCCCAAAAACGCCAATACAGAGTTCGTTCCGGAAGTTTCTTTCCCTCGGCAAGCATCGGCAGCAGGTTTTCACCATCAAACTCCGCAGGCTTTTGCAGCCCAGCCACGGCGCAGGCCGTTGCAGCAACATCCAGCGTGATGACGGGTGTATCCATCACCTGCCCGCCGGGAATAGTGCCCTTCCAGCGCACAAGAAACGGCACCCGGATGCCGCCTTCGGAAAGCATGCCCTTTTCTCCTCGCAGCGGCGTGTTTTTTGAACCGTCCCAGGCACCGCCGCGATACTCAAGGGTGATGTCGCGCATATTGAGCTTAAGCGGAGCGCCGTTGTCGCTGATGAAAAAGATCAGCGTGTTTTCATCAATGCCATAGCGTTCCAGCCGCTCCATGATCCGTCCCACACCGTCATCAATCGCTGAAATCATCGCCAGTGCCATGCGGCGGCGTTCGGACATATCGCCCGGAAAACGATCCAGATATTTTTTGGAAGACTCCAGCGGAACATGCGGCGCGTAATAGGCCAGATAAAGGAAGAAGGGCTTGTCGTGATGATAGTCGATAAACCGGACGGCAGCATCAGACTGCCGATCAATACGGTCGCCTTCGGTTTGAATTTTCTTCGGCTCACTGAAGCGGTTTCCCGGCAGGTCATAAGTCACCCAATAGTCATGCTCATAACCGAAAAAGGTTTCCTGAAATCCGCGTGAAAACGGGTAGTAAGGTTTAAAGATTTCCTCATCAATCGTATTGTAACGATCCCGCAGCGATCCCTCACCCGGTGCATTCTTATTGATAAAGGCGGCATCGTTTGCAATCGGCTCCAAATGCCATTTACCCACCTGACCGGTCTTGTATCCGGCCGCACCCAGCCGATCCGCCAGCGTCTTCTGTTCTAGGGGTAAGGGTCCCATACCGTTATGATTATAACCGAAGCGTTGTTGATAACGTCCGGTCAACAACCCGGCACGAGAAGGTCCGCATTGCGGTGCGGTCACATAACCATCAGTAAAGCGGACGCCCTCTCCGGCAAAACGATCCAGATTCGGCGTTTTCACATCCGTCTCCAGCCCCATGCACGACAGATCAGCATAGCCGTGATCATCCGTAAAAATCACAACAATGTTCGGAGAAGTCCGAGCCGGACCGGCAACAAACGCTCCACCCTCAGAGGGCTTTGCTGCCGCAACCGCACAGCCTGCGAGCATCAACCCATCCAAAATCAGTTTTGTCATTTTCATAATTCCGATCCTTTCCACAGCATTCAACGCAGCGGGTTATCGTTTGCCGTCACTCTCTTTTTCGAGATACGGCGGCACATACGGATCCACAAACTTTTTATTGTCGAGCCATTGCTTTTTCCACTGCGGCGCCAGTTCCGGATCGTTGTAATCCGGTGCGGGCAGTTTCTCTAAAATCCGCTCGAGATTTTTCCGCACGGCGATCACGCGCTCATCCGTTGATTCGGTCACATCCTGATACGCTCCGGGTACCCATTCATTGCGGTTATCGCCACAGTCATACAAGCGGCCCCGGCCGTCAATCAGCCACTTTTGGGTTCGCAGCCAGCGGCAGCCGAACCACTGTGAAAAAATCCATTCACGCCCCTCGAACGGCTTTCCGAGAATCAGAGGGGCAAAGCTGTGACCATCGAACACATCGTCTTCCGGCAGCGCGCCGCCGGCCAGCTCGACGCAGGTGGGAATCACATCGGTAAAGTCAACCAGCTCGTCACAGGCTCCGGTCGGCTTTAACGTGCCCGGCGCATAGACCACGAACGGAACATGCACGCCTTTTTCCAGATCGGGATTCGATTTCCCATAAAGGTTCGCACCATTGTCGCCCGCGTACATAATCACGGTATTCTCAAGCTGGCCGGTCTCTTTCAGATGCTCAACAAATCCACCGATTTTATAATCAATGTAACGGATGCATGCCTCAAAATCGTTCTGAACCAGCTTGCCGGTTTTCTGGCCGTTTTCATCCAGCTCCGGAACCCAGGGCGGCCCCCACTTGTCCGGGTTGTCGGGGTTGCGCACCCAGTGCGGAAGATTGAGCGGCATATAGACAAACCAGGGATCTTCTGATTGTTCTGCCGTAAACTCATGAAGGTAATCGAACAGAGAGTCTGTGCTGTGAACATCGTCCTGAACCACTTGCGCACCATCCACATCATTGTCCGAATGCCGCATATCAAAGATATATTTTCCTTCGGCATGATTCACCAGACACCAGCGTTGAAACCCATAGCTTTGCACGGTACCGGTCTGAATCTTGCCGACCATGGCGGTACGGTACCCGCTGGCCGTCATCAGCGAGCCAAGGGTATTTTCAAACCGTTCACCGAGCGGTTTAATGTAATGATCGGCACCCCGCGGATAAACCTGGTTTTCAAACACCTTCGTACGAACGGCATACTTGCCGGTCAGCAACACCGCCCGGGTCGGCATGCAGCGCGGCGTGGCCCAGGCGGTTTTGAAATACAGCCCGTCCTCCGCCATTTTTTCCAAAACCGGCGACGCTGTTTTTCCGCCATACAGCGCATAATCTTTCGGCGAAATATCATCGCTGAGAATGAAAATAATATTCGGTTTGGCTGCATTCACAGCCAGACAAACCCCGAATATCAAAAATAGTAGTGTTTTCATTTTAGATGTCTCCTCTGCTCTGCGGGTTGCAACTGCCCGTCGCCATCCTTGTCCCACTTCTTAAACTGCTCGGTGAGAATCGCCGTTTTATCCACTCTGCCCGCGATAAATTCTTCCAGCGTTACGATCCCGTCACCATCCTTATCCCGTGCCGAAACGCTTCTTTGCCTGCCATTTTTAGCCGATTCTTTTTTCGGGGCTGAGTCGGGCGTTTTTGTCTTTTTCTCAGAACCGACTTTGGTTTTCCACGGGATCTCGCCCGGAAGCCGACCGGTGTAGCCCGGTGCCGAATACGGCGTCATCCCCACTTCGCCGTACACTTTTCTCAGCTGTGCTTTCCGATCTTCAGAGATCCAGCCGGGTGCCGTCAGCGTTTGATTCCACTCCAGCATCTGCTTTTCCATTTTCTGCAATACCTCTGGATAGGACTGTGCCAGATTTTTCTGCTCCGCGATATCGGCATCCATGTCGTACAGCTCCAGCGTACCGGAATCATAGGGAGGCGGGGCGGTTTTTCTGGATGCGATCGGATACACCAGCTTCCACCGCCCCTGCCGCATTCCAAGCCAACCATCCCAACGAAAAAACATCGGACGTTCTGCGAGCGGAGCTTCCCCCTTAAAAAACGGCAGCAGATTCACACCGTCCACCTCCGCCGCAATCAAATCGGTACGCCCCGCCGCCGCAAGGCTGGTCGGAAGAATGTCCAGCGTAATCACCGGATCATCGAGTACCTGCCCGCCGGGAATCGTTCCTTTCCATTGCACGAGCCAAGGAACACGAACGCCGCCTTCGTAAAGATTTCCTTTCTGGCCGCGCAGCACCCCGTTGCTGGTTTTGGCCGGCGGATACTTTTGTTCCGGCGCGCCGTTATCGCTGGCGTAGAAAATCAGCGTGTCCTCCTCCAGCCCGTTTTCGCGCAACGTCGAAAGAATCCGCCCCACGCCATCGTCCAGTTCAGAAATCATCCCCGCGAGAATCCGTCGATCCTTGTCTTGCACGTCCCGATTCTGATCCAGCCATTTCGGAACCGATTTGTAGGGCGAATGCGGAACGTGATACGCCACATACATGAAAAACGGCTTATCCTTGTTCTTCTCGATAAAATCGCACGCACCAATCGTAATAATGTCCGTTTGATGCGTAGACGTTTTCGTGAAACGACGGCCATCGTATTCTTTTCCATTCAGCACAAAAGGGGTTTCAGGCGTGCACCAGACAAAATCAAACCCGCGGTTTTCGGGAAAATATTCTTTCAGCTTTCCTCCGATATGCCACTTACCCAGCGCCGCAGTGGTATAGCCGGCCTCTTTCATGTATTGAGGAAACAGTTTGATGTTCGTCGGAAGCCCGAAGCTCGTAAAGGTCCCCGCATTTTGTTCCATCGCAAACTTCTGCTGATACTGCCCCGTCAAAATCCCCGCCCGCGACGGGCCGCATTGCGGAGCCGACGAATACCCGTTGGTAAAACGAATTCCATTTCGTGCAATGGAATCTATGTTCGGGGTTTTCATCTCCTTGCTGCCCTGACAGCTCAGATCCGCATACCCCTGATCGTCTGTAAAAATAATGACAACGTTCGGCGTTCTCGCCACCGCGACAAGCGAGGCCGCCATAATAGTCCCTGCAACTAATGCTGTTTTTACCATCTTCTGATTCCTTCTTAAGCATTTACGGTTCAAGGATGCCGCCCAGTCGCGCCGCCTATCCTTCATCCATGCAAGGTATAAAGTCAGCCGTTTTAATAATAGTATTTTTCCGCCAACAAATGGAATTTAACCGCCATGCTACATGATCGCCCAGACTCCTTCTCCGAGCAACACCGACACCAAGGCAAAATATTTTAATCGATTTTTCATGCTGACAGGCTACCCGTTCTCCGGCTCAGTCAATAGTAGAATTCTGCCAATGATCAGTATTCCCATGCCGCTCTCGAATTTCCAAACATTGGAAAATCTCATGTAGTTCCGCTTCACCGGCGCAGCCGGAAAGCGGACAACCGTCGTGCGGTGCGGATTAAAACGCTTTCCCTCCCTCCGGTCGGGTGAAGCGTTGCTACATTTGCTCACGGATAGGCAACTTCCACACGATAGAAACCGGAAGTGGGTGAGGCGGGCAAGGAAAGTTCGATAAGCTGATCCGAGGACAGTACACCGATATTGGTAGCGACAGTCCAGTCTGCCGGCATCAACTGCGGCGTCTGCCAGACGGTGTAGCTGCGCCCGGCTTTTCCATTCCACTGAAGGCCGCCGGCAGCGGTCGGCACGAGCGTAAACAGAGACTCGGCCATCGCAGCATCGGTTCCGGCAATCACCTCCTGCGCATCGGTGAAAGCATCCCCGTCCAGATTACCGGACGAAGCACAAATGTAGTCGATTTCAAAATCCGACAAAATATTTACGGGATTGACCCGCAACTGGGTAATCGTCTGCCCGTCCCATTCAGGATCACCGGCAAGTGGAATCAAAAGGGTCTCGATCCGGTTACTGTTATAGGTGGAATAGAACAGACGGGAAGAAGCAAACAGGTTTTCGTTTGTATGCGCCCAGTAAAACCTGAAAGCCGCCCCTTCTGCAGAACGCATGCGCACAAGAATGTACGGGACGTCATCGCCATCAAAATGCAACGCACTGTGAACGATTTTGCCCTCGCCCGGTGCCATGCCGACCAACAGGCCATTGGTTGTTGACGGGTCGGTAACGGAGATCGTTCTCCAGCCCTCGAAATCCCCTTCGGAATGGAAGCGGAACTCGCCGGGTTTATTGAATTCAAATGCCAGATCGCCCGCGTCGGTCGGGTTCCGTCCGACCGCCAACTCATCACTGTCGGACATGCCGTCGCCATCGGAATCGACCGGGGCTCCGGGTGAAACAATGGCTGATGGATAGGCCTGCAGCGGGGAGAGATAACGTGCATCCACCGGAGTTCCTTCCGGAGCGCCATTGATGTAAACCATGTCACCGCCGGCATCGCCCATGAAGGCCCTTCCGTCCGGCGGAAGCGTCGCCTGCCACGCCATCAGGTCGACTTCGAGCTCCGCCTGTTTTTCCAAACATTGGAAAACCAGATTGGTTTGCTCGTTCGGGTCGACGGCCAGATTAAACAGATAATCACCGGCGCCCGACCTCCGCATTTTCCAGTCGCCCTTACGGATCGCCAGTTCGCCTTCACCATCGTCGCCGTAGTCCCAGAAGAGCGGTTCAACCCGTTCTACCGATCCGGTCATTCCACTGAGACGAGGCAGCAGATCCACCCCATCATATTCAGGCGGAATGGAGCCGCTGGCAAGCTTCAACGCGGTAGCCGCAAAGTCGAGCGTAATGACCGGATCATCCACCACCTGCCCGCCGGGAATGGTTCCTTTCCAGTAGACCCACATCGGCACATTGATGCCGCCTTCCCAAAGGCTGCCCTTTTCGCCGCGGCGCGGAATATTTTCTGAGCCGGTCCACGAATCGAGGGTTTCCGTCCCCGGAACCGTTTCCCAAAACTTGGGGTTGGAACCGTTGTCACTGGCAAAAAGAACCAGGGTGTCTTCTTCAATGCCGAGGTCGCGCAGTTTCTGCATCACGCCGTCAACCGCGTCATCAATCGCCTTGATCATCGCCAGCCCCTGCCGGCGCACATCATCAAGGTCGGAACTATAGTTTGGATAGTCCAGCTCCGGGAATGCGGTATAATAAACATCGTTGGTGTCGATCCGAGGGATGTGCGGTCCAAACAAAGCCAGATGCAGACAGAACGGCTCGTCCGCATGCCGACCGATAAATGCCTCGGCGGCTTCGCCCTGCACCGTGATCCGGTTGCGGGCATCGGCGACCACCTGATTCGACACCGAGGTTCCTGCGAGGTCATAATTCACGGTGTACGGAGAACGCTTGCCGGTCCAGTAGTCTGTGAATCCGCGCTGCGACGGTTCATAGGCCGAATCGGGACGAGGATATTCCACATCCGACAGGCCGACGTGCCACTTGCCGACGAAGCCGGTAGCATAGCCGCTATCGCGAAGCCGTTCGGCATTCAGCGTTGCATCCAGCGTCAGCGGCATATCGTTGTTCGTACGGAATCCAAAGCGATTCTGGTACTGCCCGGTCAGCAGGCCTGCACGCGAGGGGGCGCATTGGGGCGCGGAGGCATAGCCTGAAGTCATCAGCGCGCCGTTGGCCACCAGCGTATCCATGGCGGGGGTATCCACATTCGCATCGATTCCATGAACCCCCAAATCGGTGTAGCCGTGGTCATCGGTCAAAATAACAATCACATTGGGCACACGGGTCAGTTGTTCTCTGACATCAAACTCAATCCGATCGATGGCCACAAATGCGGATGCCCCGGCATTGAGCGTACCAAAGGTGCTCTCGCCCCCGCCGCCCAGCGAGCTGACAACCGCGCCGGAATCGTCCACTGTATAAAGGTCGTTGGAGCCGACTACCGTGATATCCACCGCATTACT of Tichowtungia aerotolerans contains these proteins:
- a CDS encoding sulfatase-like hydrolase/transferase; amino-acid sequence: MNIGYRKNQMKAGFAAIIVLLSAELPSFAGQSRPNVVVIVSDDHRYDLMGHKGCPYMKTPNLDRLAAEGCSFDNAFVGNGICSPSRAALLTGKYSQRASCFSILLNNDSFLENQTMFPTYLQQAGYRTGYVGKFHLGRETEPKEGFDLWASFPFVGGFFDEPLWVNGRKVEKKGFTDYHIADFSAETIREWGAQDQPFFLMVGLKAPHIPYEYPPELEKAVQGPIEPPESYGQMPEGIRGTLIDCRTFPYAEQKYGGFSPWVEAYAKSATSIDVSVGKILEALDESGTADDTLVIYTSDHGYSLGEFSLCEKHYAYEHVMRIPMIVKYPGRVTPGAEKKDMVLAIDIAPTVLDWCGVKVPRVMDGRSWDRLFRNADPLTEGFRDEFFYDFYHYMGEQRLPAMHAVRTSTYKLIEYERKEASRELYDLVMDPHELVNLIDDPSRTSVLADLEKRMKRLKKEHGWTPRVIEPLKDYWFLGCFTEKEDAQVFPALKKDVFSLEPLTVAGKRYAWSDVHQADNWISIPQSVGGPLFAYIALPVTRLSDEDPCFQIWSYLPGMELEENRLAPAIAGFFKGRKYFETVEYAEAEGREGFSYRFFNRFNPPLEKGQNLIWMRVIVPPGEGSHRFRLDKIYPDGTLSF
- a CDS encoding sulfatase family protein, whose amino-acid sequence is MKMTKLILDGLMLAGCAVAAAKPSEGGAFVAGPARTSPNIVVIFTDDHGYADLSCMGLETDVKTPNLDRFAGEGVRFTDGYVTAPQCGPSRAGLLTGRYQQRFGYNHNGMGPLPLEQKTLADRLGAAGYKTGQVGKWHLEPIANDAAFINKNAPGEGSLRDRYNTIDEEIFKPYYPFSRGFQETFFGYEHDYWVTYDLPGNRFSEPKKIQTEGDRIDRQSDAAVRFIDYHHDKPFFLYLAYYAPHVPLESSKKYLDRFPGDMSERRRMALAMISAIDDGVGRIMERLERYGIDENTLIFFISDNGAPLKLNMRDITLEYRGGAWDGSKNTPLRGEKGMLSEGGIRVPFLVRWKGTIPGGQVMDTPVITLDVAATACAVAGLQKPAEFDGENLLPMLAEGKKLPERTLYWRFWEQIAVRKGDWKLLRTKGHSPFLFNLSSDKEETKDLSGAFPEVVTDLQHRADVWTKELVSNAPLTGDWPLQGIFWYQHYFNVPLPDGVDESMNPFSSIGR
- a CDS encoding sulfatase-like hydrolase/transferase, which codes for MKTLLFLIFGVCLAVNAAKPNIIFILSDDISPKDYALYGGKTASPVLEKMAEDGLYFKTAWATPRCMPTRAVLLTGKYAVRTKVFENQVYPRGADHYIKPLGERFENTLGSLMTASGYRTAMVGKIQTGTVQSYGFQRWCLVNHAEGKYIFDMRHSDNDVDGAQVVQDDVHSTDSLFDYLHEFTAEQSEDPWFVYMPLNLPHWVRNPDNPDKWGPPWVPELDENGQKTGKLVQNDFEACIRYIDYKIGGFVEHLKETGQLENTVIMYAGDNGANLYGKSNPDLEKGVHVPFVVYAPGTLKPTGACDELVDFTDVIPTCVELAGGALPEDDVFDGHSFAPLILGKPFEGREWIFSQWFGCRWLRTQKWLIDGRGRLYDCGDNRNEWVPGAYQDVTESTDERVIAVRKNLERILEKLPAPDYNDPELAPQWKKQWLDNKKFVDPYVPPYLEKESDGKR
- a CDS encoding sulfatase-like hydrolase/transferase; translated protein: MVKTALVAGTIMAASLVAVARTPNVVIIFTDDQGYADLSCQGSKEMKTPNIDSIARNGIRFTNGYSSAPQCGPSRAGILTGQYQQKFAMEQNAGTFTSFGLPTNIKLFPQYMKEAGYTTAALGKWHIGGKLKEYFPENRGFDFVWCTPETPFVLNGKEYDGRRFTKTSTHQTDIITIGACDFIEKNKDKPFFMYVAYHVPHSPYKSVPKWLDQNRDVQDKDRRILAGMISELDDGVGRILSTLRENGLEEDTLIFYASDNGAPEQKYPPAKTSNGVLRGQKGNLYEGGVRVPWLVQWKGTIPGGQVLDDPVITLDILPTSLAAAGRTDLIAAEVDGVNLLPFFKGEAPLAERPMFFRWDGWLGMRQGRWKLVYPIASRKTAPPPYDSGTLELYDMDADIAEQKNLAQSYPEVLQKMEKQMLEWNQTLTAPGWISEDRKAQLRKVYGEVGMTPYSAPGYTGRLPGEIPWKTKVGSEKKTKTPDSAPKKESAKNGRQRSVSARDKDGDGIVTLEEFIAGRVDKTAILTEQFKKWDKDGDGQLQPAEQRRHLK